The DNA sequence AATCTGATTCTTTGAAAGTGAATCAAGTTAGGGTAGAAGTTTATGCAGTTGGTTTAAATCCTATTGATTATAAAACTTTTGAGGGTGCAAAGCCACTTCGTTTTCTATCTTTTATGACGAAACTAAGGAAGCCAAGTCATTGGTTTGAGTCAAAATCATCTCTTTTTCCAAGAGGTATTGGTCGGGATTTTGCTGGAGTTATCACAGAAATCGGTGAAGGAGTAAGTAGGTTTGCAGTAGGGGATAAGGTTTTTGGAACAATGATCAGTGACCCTGGATTAGGCACCAAGAGGGGAGCTTTGGCAACAGAAATTTGTGTCAATGAATCAGAAATTGTGTTGAAGCCAGAGATGATTGATATGAACCATGCAGCTACTATGGGTGTAGCCTCTCTAACAGTGGGAGGTGCTTTTAGAAAGATTGAGCTAAACTCTAAAGATGTTGTAGTTATTTCAGCAGCAGCAGGAGGTATTGGAAGTATCGCAGTACAGTATGCGGTTGCTAAAGGTGCGACAGTTATTGGAATTGCGAGTAAGAAAAATTCAGATTATCTAAAGTCCTTAGGTGCCATACCGGTAGCCTACGAAGAGAACATCCAGAATGCTCTTCTATCAGCAAGTGCAAAGCCAATTACAAAATTCTTGGATTGCTATGGAAGTGATTATGTTAAATTGGCTTTCAGTTTGGGATTGAAGGGCATGGCTATTGGAACTCTAGTACCTTCACCATATGTTATGATAAAAGGTGCCCAGTTCACAGGTCCGAGACATTCTACATATGATGATTTTAACACTCTAGCGGAAATGGTCTCAGATGGGAAGGTTCGGCTGAATATTGACCAGGTTTATGATTTTTCTCTAAAGTCAGTTAGAGAGGCATATCGTAGCCTGAAGTCGGGACATACTCGAGGTAAGAAGGTTGTAAAAGTAAGAGAGTAGCAGAGAGGTGCTAGTAATGGAAAGTTTAGAAGAAAAGTATGCCCAGACATTAGAAAATAGCAACCTGAGTTTAAAACAACGTCAAGTATTATTATCAAGTCTAAAGTTATTTTCAGAAATTGGCTTTGAAAATACAACAGCAAGCCTTATTGCTAAGGAGGCTGGAGTTTCAGAAGGGACCGTTTTTAGTTACTTTAAAACCAAGGAAGGCATCTTAGAAGCAATTTTGTCGACTTTTCTTGAGCAAGTTATTCCAGATGTTATTGCTGATTTTTCTGAGAAGAAATTTACAGCAAACCAAGAGTCTTTTCCGCTATTTTTAAGAAGTATTGTTCGGGATAGACTGGTCTTTATTCAGGAGAATCAAATGCAAGTTAAAATTCTCTTGAACCGTTCTTTTATTGATGAAACGATTTCTGACCAGTTAGGGAATGTTATTGTTCACTCTATCATTAAGCCAATTAGTCCAGTTCTGAATCAGTTTAAAGAAAATGGTGTTATCCGAGATTGGTCAAATGAAAGAATTGTTCGCTATATTTTAGCTTTGAGTCTTTCTTATGCTCTTCCAATGATGTTGAATAATAATGAGGGCCTAGACATAGATGAAGCAGTGAATGAAATTGTTGAATGCCTGTCTTTTGCCTTAGTAGAAGTAAAGTGAATTTTGATTTTTAAGCTTACTATTAAAAATAGTGAGCTTTTTTAAAACCAAAATAAAAATCCCCAATCATAATGATTGAGGATTGAGCAAATGAATCTTAAACAATACCTTGTGCAATCATAGCATTGGCTACGTTTTCGAAGGCAGCGATATTTGCTCCTGCAAGGTAGTCAGTACCAAGATCGTATGTTTCAGCAGTTGTTTTAGCTGTGTTGAAGATGTTGGTCATGATGTCTTTGAGACGTCCATCAACTTCTTCACGGGTCCATGAGAGGCGAAGGCTGTTTTGGCTCATTTCAAGTGCTGATACAGCTACACCACCAGCGTTGGCAGCTTTGGCAGGTCCGTAAAGGATTCCATTTTCTTTGTAGACTTTAATCGCATCAAGGTTACTAGGCATGTTAGCACCTTCAGATACACAGATAACGCCTTGAGCAACCAAACGTTTAGCTGCGTCACCATTGATTTCGTTTTGAGTCGCACATGGAAGAGCGATGTCGTAGTTTTCAGCATAAGTCCATACAGAACCTTCATGGTAAGTAGCAGTTGCTTTCTCAGCTGCATACTCAGTCAAACGCGCACGACGGTTATTCTTCACATCTGCTAGAAGGTCGAAGTCGATACCATTTTCATCAATAACATAACCGTTTGAGTCAGATACAGAGATCACAGTTGCACCAAGCTCAGTTGCTTTTTGAAGAGCATATTGGGCAACATTACCAGAACCGGAAATAACCACCTTCTTGCCAGCAAAGCTTTGGCCGTTAGCCTTGAGCATTTCTTCAGTATAGTAAACCAAACCATAACCAGTTGCTTCTGGACGAATCAAGCTACCACCAAATCCAAGAGGTTTACCAGTCAAGACACCAGCATCAAATTGGTTCAGGCGTTTGTATTGTCCGTAAAGATAACCAATCTCACGTCCACCAACACCGATATCACCAGCAGGTACGTCAAGAGATGGTCCGATGTATTTTTGCAATTCAGTCATGAAACTTTGGCAGAAGCGCATCACTTCAGCATCAGTCTTCCCTTTAGGATCGAAGTCTGATCCCCCTTTACCTCCACCGATTGGAAGTCCAGTCAAAACATTTTTAAAGATTTGTTCGAAGCCAAGGAATTTCAGAATTCCTTGGTTTACAGTTGGGTGGAAACGAAGTCCGCCTTTATATGGTCCAACAGCTGAGTTGAATTGAACACGGTAACC is a window from the Streptococcus oralis genome containing:
- a CDS encoding NADP-dependent oxidoreductase, with amino-acid sequence MVVQAIQYSRFGDEEVLDLVNIKSDSLKVNQVRVEVYAVGLNPIDYKTFEGAKPLRFLSFMTKLRKPSHWFESKSSLFPRGIGRDFAGVITEIGEGVSRFAVGDKVFGTMISDPGLGTKRGALATEICVNESEIVLKPEMIDMNHAATMGVASLTVGGAFRKIELNSKDVVVISAAAGGIGSIAVQYAVAKGATVIGIASKKNSDYLKSLGAIPVAYEENIQNALLSASAKPITKFLDCYGSDYVKLAFSLGLKGMAIGTLVPSPYVMIKGAQFTGPRHSTYDDFNTLAEMVSDGKVRLNIDQVYDFSLKSVREAYRSLKSGHTRGKKVVKVRE
- a CDS encoding TetR/AcrR family transcriptional regulator; protein product: MESLEEKYAQTLENSNLSLKQRQVLLSSLKLFSEIGFENTTASLIAKEAGVSEGTVFSYFKTKEGILEAILSTFLEQVIPDVIADFSEKKFTANQESFPLFLRSIVRDRLVFIQENQMQVKILLNRSFIDETISDQLGNVIVHSIIKPISPVLNQFKENGVIRDWSNERIVRYILALSLSYALPMMLNNNEGLDIDEAVNEIVECLSFALVEVK
- the gdhA gene encoding NADP-specific glutamate dehydrogenase, with product MTSAKEYIQSVFETVKARNGHEAEFLQAVEEFFSTLEPVFEKHPEYIEENILARITEPERVISFRVPWVDRDGKVQVNRGYRVQFNSAVGPYKGGLRFHPTVNQGILKFLGFEQIFKNVLTGLPIGGGKGGSDFDPKGKTDAEVMRFCQSFMTELQKYIGPSLDVPAGDIGVGGREIGYLYGQYKRLNQFDAGVLTGKPLGFGGSLIRPEATGYGLVYYTEEMLKANGQSFAGKKVVISGSGNVAQYALQKATELGATVISVSDSNGYVIDENGIDFDLLADVKNNRRARLTEYAAEKATATYHEGSVWTYAENYDIALPCATQNEINGDAAKRLVAQGVICVSEGANMPSNLDAIKVYKENGILYGPAKAANAGGVAVSALEMSQNSLRLSWTREEVDGRLKDIMTNIFNTAKTTAETYDLGTDYLAGANIAAFENVANAMIAQGIV